The bacterium genome contains the following window.
GTGGTTCACGCAGGCCTTCTCTCCCGACTATCGCGAGGGCGGCACACTGGAACTACGCTTTGACGATGAGCCCGTCTCGTTCACGATAGCTGAGTTGACGGAGCCCTCTCGCATCGTCTGGCACTGCACGACCAAGGAGAATTCCTGGTTCAACACAGACATCGCCTTCGAGTTCGAGGCGAGCGGCGACCGCACGGTCGTGCGCCTCGATCACGCCGGGTGGCCAGAGGTCACGGATCGCTTCCGCGATTGCAGCATGAGCTGGGCTTACTTTCTAGAGAGCCTCCGATCGCTTCTGGAGGAGGGTCGGGGTACCCCAGAGAGCTTGGCACCCGCGTGCGAGGGCGCGCCTGGATCCGCCGGGGGACCCGGGCGCCGGCGGGTAGCGGTCCGGGGGAGCCGGGGAGTTGGTCGCTGGACGGTGGAGCAACTCAAGCTGGGTCCTGTCGGCGCACCGCCGGCCATTGCGGCTCGGGTTCTTGCCGGCATCCTCCTCGGGCCATTCGCTGCAAGACGGGGCAATCAGCGACGGGTGTGGTTCATGCTCGCATTGGCCGGTTGTTTCGTTCTCGCGGGGCCAGCTACCAGTGCTCTCGGCCTCCCCGCATCGGCCCCGGGGCTCGTCCGGATCGCCGTGAACCTCTGTGTCATC
Protein-coding sequences here:
- a CDS encoding SRPBCC domain-containing protein, which codes for MAQIAHLVRIRATPEKVYQRVASTAGIAEWFTQAFSPDYREGGTLELRFDDEPVSFTIAELTEPSRIVWHCTTKENSWFNTDIAFEFEASGDRTVVRLDHAGWPEVTDRFRDCSMSWAYFLESLRSLLEEGRGTPESLAPACEGAPGSAGGPGRRRVAVRGSRGVGRWTVEQLKLGPVGAPPAIAARVLAGILLGPFAARRGNQRRVWFMLALAGCFVLAGPATSALGLPASAPGLVRIAVNLCVI